DNA sequence from the Nicotiana tomentosiformis chromosome 3, ASM39032v3, whole genome shotgun sequence genome:
taggagtatcaatactatcatctctcacataggccaaatacgcatcacaccccttctcaactattcgttgagccttacgaaatgaaataaccctgctgggaacatgatccaaggtacctctccactctagccgtggtaaacctggcatatccaacgtcaccgtcttgacgtaacaatcaaggatagcgtgatagggagacaaccagtccatgcccaaaataatttcgaaatccaccatactaagcaataataaatcaactctggtctcaaaaccactgataacaattaaacacgactgatacacgcggtccccaataatagattcacccatggGTATAGATAcgtaaatagaagaactcaaggaatcacgagatactcccaaatacggggcaaaataagatgacacataataataaatggagcctggatcaaataggactgatgcatctctatgacagaccagaataatacctgtgataatagaatcggatgcaacggcctctgtcctagcaggaatggcataatatctggccaagCTCCCCCTTTAgagcgacctctacctgtccgacctctacctctagctggctatgcaagtggagtggaaactggtgcagtaatcatggcctgagaagcctgaaggccctgtggaataggtagggcctgagaaatctatggaggtgtACCTTCCCAAGTCTGGGGCAAGCCCTCatgatatgatgagtgtcaccacaatcaaaacaagccctcggaggacatgGATGTTGGGACTGGGTCGAGCCTGAttgactagactgcccgctgaaagcacctcgtacaggaggtacagtagacactggtaGTGCATagtatggaacctgaggtctgggagtagccggaataacACTGGAacctagaagtgctgaatgaataggacggctcacataacctctaccatgacgggctacagCTAGGGCACgtgaattattatatgtgccagaatcttggggtatcttagcttccctctcttccctctcccgagtccgcataccttctaatctcctagcaattgacaccacatgttggtatgtgatgtccatctttagctctcgggccatactgaatctgatactagggtggagaccctcaataaatcttcgaaaccgctctcgaacagtagcaactaaggctggtgcatgcctagccaaatcactgaatcggaccgcatattctgacacggtcatagaaccctggcgcaactgctcaaactctgcacgtcatgaatctctaagactctgaggaacatactcccttaagaacatatcttaaaattgagtccaagtgagtgaagctgcctaaATCGGACTATCcatctcatatgcccgccaccactggtaggccgctcctctaagctggaatgccgtgaaagaaaccctacttgaatccacaatacccatagtatgaaggatacggtgacattcctccaaaagaccttgagcatcctctgaagctaaaccgttgaaagtgggagggtggtacttcttgtaactctcgagcctgagctgctccccctctcaAACTGCTGTCCTaacctcaggccgaactgggacaactggctgcactggtataatttttggggcatggtcaacttgggctcgTGGCTCGGGAGTAGGGGttgcgggagtttgtgctcctcccccagcctgagatgtggcaggagcaagtggaattaaccctgcctgagctacagtgccaaacatgctcagaaactgggcaagggtctcctgaagtgcaggagtagtaacaggcatctcaggtgcctgctctccaactggagctacttgtGGCTCTGGTGcaacagctcgtgcaggtgctctagctgcaccgcttggtcttcctcggcctctgccccgaccccggcctcttgcggctctaacagggggcgcgggtgcctgatCATCGgatctctgtaccgatctacgagactctactaaacctgcttgtgactcataaatCCTATGAacgtagagctctgataccaacttgtcacgacccaaaattccctccataggatgtcgtgatggcacctagtctctaagacagggtaagcctatcaatgcggaataacaattgaaatatgaaataaataaatctgcaattcacataattacaactcccaaaacatgatagaaataagtcacaagcttctaagaatttatcttcAATATATCTATTTATCAGAgtctaaggaaaataaggaagcgacataataatgatagaaggggactccggagtctacggacgctggcagatatacctcgaagtctccgtacacaggtagctcactgatgtctggactggtaggatgtacctggatctgcacaaaaagatgtgtagaagcgtagtatgagtacaccacagcggtacccagtaagtgccaagcctaacctcggtagagtagtgacgaggtcaggtcaggctctactagaataataaaagacaagttgaaatgtttaacaatataataaaaataaaatgacaatggaaatgaatcaagtagtgtgtcaccaattaactacgcaaaataatggcaaataatacctcgtggaaacaaaacataattcttttcaactttaagaaaatcacaacaataatcaaagtcaactgcggtcataaatcaatatcaacaagggcactcccgaggtaccgcctcgtagtcccaaatcataaataaattcataatatctcatttccttatatcattgcgggagcctttacatttaattttaaagaaaaacatttttttctgaaatagcatcccgcattttagccacccttatcacaccgcatgacttctagtagttctcctactagccacgcatatcaagccacccttatctcaccgcatacgtttcaacacccacaccttataccaccgcatgcgtatcaatatcacaatctgtacctcaagtgctcaaatatttcactTTTCCAAAAtaaacaatatcaacaatattttccacaacagggagctcacggctcaatcacaatgagtacaaaaatctcacaaaaatattcgggaataaataactcaacaaaaataatatttcaaaatttttaatatgTTGCGTCCATACCAAATTtagaatatcaaatacatcatattaataatatttaaatttaagaaattcaaccttcaaataatgcacagaataaaagaaaccaattttcaactaaataggtaaaacaattagcaggaaaaggtcaagcaaatttaaactttaaaaatcagataaatgatgaagaatataacaaagtaaaataatataattaatatgcaacagtaatctacacaatttaaaaatataatctttcacatttagcccatgtacacactcgtcacctcgtgtacatgactttcaacacattataatTATCACATCAGTACCAATcataggggaaatttcccccacacaagattaaacaagtcacttacctcgaattgctccaatttaatcaagtagtatgccttttccttgatttttcgactccgatcgactcgaatctagtcataataatttgatacagtcaacaaaaattatatgaatcaatttcataagaaaatactatatttttcaataaaaccccgaaattaactcaaaatcatccatggggcccatgtctcggaatccggcaaaactcacacaatccgacaacccattcaattacgagtccaaccataccagtttcactcaaatccgaataaatctcaaaaattcgcttctatgagatttctaaaattttcatctcaatacactaattaaatggtgaaaacaatgatatattcgtgtatattgaccaaatccgagttagaatcacttactcaaatatgtttccttgaaaatatatcaaaaatcgtctctcctgaagctccaatttgtcaaaaatggcaaatgggacgaagtcccccaTTTTATAATTCTATCCAAGCAACCCTCGGTCatccctcgatcctgggcctcgatcatggccctcgatcctgagccttcgatcatgtccctcGATACTGAgccttcaatcatggccctcgaccttggcttcgatcctggccatCGACCATGGCCCTCGACCATGGCCTTCGATTCTGGTCTTCGATttctgcatttccagcagaagaaaattgcaacagcttttgcagcagctgtttaagtccaacttttgatccgttaaccattcgaaactaaTCTGAGGCCCTccggacctcaatcaaatacaccaacaaatcctaaaacatcatacgaacttatttgaaacctcaaatcacatcaaacaatgctaaaattgcaattcacaccccaattcaagcttaatgaaacttaagaatttccaacttctacattcgacgccgaaacctatcaaatcaagtccgattgacctcaaattttgcacacaagtcataaatgaaataacggagctatgaaaaatttttggaattggattctgacctgatatcaaaaaggtcaattccccggtcaaacttccaaacttgaattcatattttagccatttcaagcctaacttaactacgaacttccaaataaaattctgatcacactcctaaatcgtaaatcaccatacggagctgttggaatcatcaaaattctattccggggtcgtttacacataggtctatatctagccaaccttttcaacttaaattttaaactttggaactaagtgttccaatttattctaaAATCTCACCGAACCTAAATcaattactccggcaagtcatatatcagttataaagtacagaatgagcagtaaataggggaatggggctacaacttttaaaacaaTTGGCCGGATCATTACAATCTTCTTCCCCAAAAACAGAacgccccccccccccaaaaaaacgaGCCAAAACCAGCGATCCCCCCTCCATTTTTAACAAAAGAAACTCGGGTGGAGCCCATCGGTCCAACAAAAAGTGTAGATTCTCGGTCCCACATCGTATCTAAGGCGTTATCTCGTAGTGGGTTGCTTGTTTTGGCTCCAAATCACCGAATCTTACTTTTCAAAAAATGTAAAttgaggtattccgacttattttttgttaaaacgCATGTATAAAAATGCCTATTAGTTGTTTTTATTGTGTTCTATGttatttcgtgattgttttgtaatttaattaatttgttattttttatctggattatattattagtgtgataaaaaaaattataaaatagagaaattgttattagttgttaaaaaatgTTAATTAGTTAATTTTTACTTAGGTATATGTTTTTACGTGattattttgtgattaaattaatttattgtttttatccggtttagattagttatttgctaaaagattagtaaaatagataaattattattttaggaataattaatcttatttagatgttattgttgtaaaTATATGAATATGTGACTTTAGTTCCCTGTAGTGGTATCTTGCGCCCGTAATTTTAATGTAGTGCTTGTActtgtaatgtagtgccctttagcatAGTATCTTTATagctattgaaattaatcatttaactatctattaaatccaaaaatatctgGAAAAagttgatagttcaaacacaaactctctcgaattctattcaacaaacgtaagaaaataacattagaaaacaacaatatttgtcaaactaagtattgttacatgaatattttataattaaatcttgtaaagttatgaaaattaattatttaattttattatagtgaaaaataggtgagtaataaactaatacataaaataataaactgacatataaaataataaactaacatatgaaataataaactaacatataaaataataaactaacatataaaataagaaataaacatattaaataataaaaaaaacatataAAATAGTAAACTAACATCTAAAATATTAAAGTAACATATGAAAATATCGAATGTATCAACCTAATtaataatatagtaaaaatatcgaataaattttaatattaaagataatgcaatatatttaaagatgttaagtAATGAAAAAAAATACATTAATTAATATTCTTCAATTTACAGTAGTCGTCATGGAGGTTCCGCATGTGCTATCCCGGACCTGCATcgctagagctactgttgctaTAAGCCGAGCATAGGTCTTCGTACATATGGGAGGGGCAGTGTTTGGCCCAGACATTCCGCGCTAGACGGGTAGATGATATGTGGGACTTTCTTAGGGCCCACCTactccatccccgtatagtcagaTACTTTCAAGATGCGGGTTTCTATAAGATCATAAAGATCAGCTGGTTGTTGTTGGACTGGTCGTTGATCACGGCTTTGATAGAGCGGTGGAGACTGGAGATGCACACATTTCACTTACCCATTGGCGAGGCTAATATCACGCTTCAGGACGTGGAGGTTCTGTATGGGTTGTCGATTGATGGACATCCTGTAGCTTACCCGCATGCTCTCAGAGAATATACGGGATTGCAGTACCTGGAGATGTTGCAGTGGCTCACCGGTTTCCACCCAGCAGAGGAGACTGCATTGAGTGGGGCCAGTCATTGGCAGTTAATGCCTGTCCGGCTGCATCTGGAGGCAATGGATGCGGACATTACAGATATACACCGAATCTTCATATCGACCGGTACACGAGATTGTTGATGCTGCTTATGTTTGGTAGGgtattgttcccgaacacttagggaaacctagtcagcttgagatttcttcatcatcttgagcggctagatgatttacctggtTACAGCTAGGGTGCAGCTATTCTAGGTTACTTTTATAGGCAGATGTGTCGGGCATGCATGGACACCCAGCGAGACGTTACCGGATTTTTGCCgctgctgcaggtgaaaacatagtcaattattttaataattataacatacatagtaaaaatataccttaaatgTTTCGTCCACAtagtatattaggtttgggcctgggagcggttcctgcaaatgcagccacctctaccacccatcGCTACAGATGCACCACCTCTAACACTTCTAcctttagctaggaggtgggttgataggcgaggatACAGACGCGAGGTCAAGGCTCTACATAATCTCCCCTattgcagggatttgttggatttgctggagggcgCGCAGGTACGtgtatacttaagtttacttggtCGGGCTTTATATGCGTTGCGTTTACTCACGATTCCTAtttttacttaatagttcatatggaggccatacaacgatgagctaatagctggtttgcccgattattgctcgagcGACCGACTTATGTGGAGCTCTTTTATCCCATTGATGTGTCTCGATATTATCAACCATCATCCCACTGAGCGATTCCTTCGCCAGTTTGGTTGAACGCAGCTTATACCTACTCCGCTTGCTTGGCTTAggacacattaccagcgggatgatcaTTCCAGGGTTGACCAAACATACGTGGCCTGGCTAGAGGCGCAGAATGAGATTTGGAACCGTCGGTATGACCTGATTCTGCCACCCCCTCCACCTGAGCGTACGAATggtgagcatgagtatatgggctGGTACCGCCGCGTAACCCGACTTTTCATCGGGAATCCCGTTCATCGCGCTGGTGGTCTGTACATTCCATACGTcgggaggcatgaggcactggtATATTATCTATTATACTTACTTATACCGTTAACCTAGCATTccgtaattaatattttacatgttatgCTGGCTATTGGCTTACATTTGTTCAACCAGTTAGGGCTGCAGATGCAGCAGTATACCGGCGAGGGAGCGGAAgctttgcacgagtatggccgCCAGGTTACAAATCTGGCTTCCCGGACATTGAGGCGAGCCCGAGATGACGAGCGCTTAGGACACGAGGCAAATTATCTACCGCCAGAGCAGTGCAATCATGGGCCAGCAGTGGAGCCTGAACGTGGTCGACGTGGCAGGCGTGCCCAGAGAGGAAGAGGTGTCTCGGGTGACCACCCTGAGCCAGCAGTTGATCAGCCGGGTGACCACCCTGAGCCAGACGATGCTCCTCATGATATGCCATCATTTAGCCTTCAGATGACgccagggacttcgcaggtgaccccgtccGCTCCATTGTTGATCACGGGCAGGTCCATTACGCGACATGAGTGTGATCAGTATTTTCCTGGTCCCCCAGAGCCATCGACGATTGTTGATGATCGTCCGACACAAGATGTGCATAGTGGGCGCCGACTGAGTTAAGGGtcatcatcgagggatgctgaggatctttcacaggctcatgtttgtttgtattactattatttatatttgtttttatttcatttattagtCATCAATATCTAAAGTATTTTGTTTTTTAAAGGCATCATCCTTGACTGTCACggaggccactttgtgcgatACTAACATGCTTGAGACAGATGATTATATCCAGGAGCCCGCAGAGACCATGGTAAGACCATTAAATATTTTTTAGCTAACACGTACATTagtaatatatatttcatatactaaaatatctttaTTATTCTGTATGTTATTGCTGGACCGACGAccccttctaccgagcctgccagCCTTACCGACGATCATGCAGTAGTgtatcctccgataaagaggcgacatgatgaggatgatcctaaTAATGCAGTCGGgtgggatgggatgcgcctcatgccagccaatgctttaaagcatacaggttGTGGGCTACATTCGCATTTTTTAGTGTCtgtacatatgacattcagtaTATAATAGCAgcattatttatgttttacattatttgtgcatgtgtttttatttctcgggttatttattagtttaatatTATAACACAAAAACATGAATGACAACTtaatataatttaaattcagtacaattaataaaaatacatgacatgtaaaacataaagataaagtaCTACACTCAATATatccatgtgtttgtttagtcactatcgctCATTATTCTgtgcttcaaccacttaaatttctcttccaatctatttttttcttcttctgcatTTTTTAGTTTCTCCTTCACTGACGCAAGTTGTTGTTGTAGTTTAAAGATCTGGAGTTCGAATTCACAggtcatattccaaacatactgcaaacatgatttgtagtattcctggttaatgggttcatcataccattcttcaaaTATACATTGATTTTCGTCCTACCAATGGGGATTACAACACAACACTATTAATTAacattttatataaaaaatattaacaaataTGTTTTTCAAAACAATAACTTACAAGTTGTTGACAGATCCAGCGTCTGCGCCCCACATTACTATTTGaccaacatggcttcaaaatcgCCGTTTGCCATAATAACACCTTGGTACGTCATTGCATCCAAACATTtcttaatgcaagaaaaataaaaattttatggaaagtttttctatttgttttggttaagtgcaaataataactaaaatgcgctagGCTTTTATATGCAAGATAAAACACATAACGTATATTGGTGGcgcgctatgtttcgcgtgataataATTCTTTAGGGTACAAAACAACCTTTTCCAGAACGGCAGCTTTTTCAGTTCGACGAGACAATACACATAATGCATATTGGTGGCGCGCTATGTTTTGCGTGATAAtaattctttagggtacaatacAACTTTTCCAGAATGGCAGCTTTTTCAagtcgacaagacaatacacataacacatattactGGCgtgctatgcttcgcgtgttaatgATTACCTGGGATATAAGACAGCTTCATAAACTGAACAAAGACATCTGCATTCAAAGACCATTTGAAGAAACATTCCAATATCCATTTAAAAAATAccactaacatttaataagtggttCAAAAAGAGGCACAAGGGTGAAGGTAGTTCAACGGATCCCCATGGAACACGTCTTAACACTatcgatccctaccttgaaaaaaatatgctaggttgctatactgacatggttgatgacaagtggtatggtgttctgcatcccttggaaaataagcctattaatatacacactgatctcaaagttgcagggcatattattgagggcgaagcgcattctacaaatcctgaaggtatgcgaatttggggcgaaaaactacaatgggttcccCTTTATTCAAAACGatgtgattatgaagtactatCTCACTTCATAGTACTGTATTGTGGCATCGGCTTATTGTGCCACAAGCACTGTCTGCAACCTTCCTAACAAACATATacaaagatgaaccagaagtgatTCAGCATTTGATGAAGGGAATTCTAAAGATGGAAAAGGCATTAGATGTTCATTATGCAatggatgatcttaactacctTAGAGGAACGAAGGATCAGTACTGGTATTTATTCGAAAATAAAAAATTGCATAGAGACAATGATTATCCTGTTTTCCCAATAGTTGTCGAGAGGGAGGGACTACCTAAGATTCTACCACAGACGTTGGACGTTTGAGTCCCATAttgttgtagaaatcaagcaagtgatcttattgatgatagcgatgaaatatgagaaatgtgtgtcaattagagcctagattacgatgccctCGGTCCCGAAGGGTGCGTACACGatgttgacgaagaagatgaagacagtGACATTGAAATCGTGCCAGACAACGACGATAATGGCGAATGACTATTGTTTTTTTTTCTTGGGGTGTATGTTAAattgttgtactgaagtattaatgctaaatatcaattaCATTTAACCCCATtggaataataattttatttcatacattttgcaAGCTGAACATTTATATACATTTATTACAATAAATTACTGTAACAAAATACTGCGTGtatccttgataattgggcacaCTGGATGAACTTCCACTGGGAGCTGAATTACCACCGCTACCCAAACCAACTGAAGGACATTTACGGTGGTCGTGTCCTATTTGGGAATATATGCCACATttacgcgcataaacggtatcaccaacatccatttggtttcgTATACGCGTTCTTTTCTGTAGTTGTCGTTGATGCATAtactccttgttacacaccattttaaatagtTCCAGTGGctaataatgctcagcacccactggctgaaactgtccactataggtgtttatgTATGCAAcaatactatattctttatcaacgtacctcgttaccgcgaaacctgtatgttgaaagcattTCATGGAATATGAGCACGACATGTGATAGATGGACCATTTTCCACTAGAGCATAACCTTCTGGTTTCAttgacggtgtgtgtattattccctcGGTTATGATGGATAGCTGTgagaacttcaaaaatatttctctcGTTGCAATACTACAAAAATGAATACCAATGTGCTCGCTTcttgtatttctcaaatcttttcattggtattggaATGAATTCAATATCCCTTTCCATTAATGAGGATGCACCTCTAgacctttcaacaaacctctcaaccatctgcttgaatgacatccgcagcATGGtagtgacaggcaatccacgtGTAGATTTCAatacccgttgaaagactctgacacatttgtagtcagaattccccatcttctgccaccatccgcatgcaaagtccatttgtcaagctcatgtcgcatcaaccaagtGTAGGCTCCTTGGTCTTCCTCCCTGATCAAATCcattcgcctcctgaatttacactcttggtgatctgttgcatccatccacattaaatcatgcaagtccttgttcggataagccctctggaagttggtcttcaggtgcctcacacagtaacggtggtaggcatacggaTCCTGCCATGTACGCAAATTCTGTATAGAACTTAAAATATCGCCATGACGATaaaatattagacaaatacctgaatgTTGTCTGACTACGTGCtgcttcaagtggttcaaaaataatgtccacgtctcttggctttcattagCAAAAATACCAAATGCTAGGGGAAATATGCTTCTATTAGCATCTACTACAACGatgatcaacaacttaatatcatacttttcatagacatgagtgccgtTTATGGATATTACCGGTCGACAATGCACAATACCatcaatggctggtttaaatgCACAAACTGCtattcccggactccgctcaagattccattcaacaacagtcccaaGGTTTAAGTGTTGCAATGCAGCCATGTACCTCGGTAGagatgcaaaggacttatcctagttaccataaacaatttcaattGCACGTTTGCGCCCGAAAAATGCCTttattttggtaatggtacacccatatacctggtggacagatgttatacGCTATTTGATCTTGTATCGTATGGACGCTTCAaagtgtggaatcaagacaagataaatcaagtcaacattcaagtttaaatgattcccactgaatgtgtccatttcacaattgtgggtgccaatgtatttacccacaacccacatatttatTTTCAGCTTCCTCGCACGTaacatccaattacaacccgtaaaccatctacgacaaataaccttgtatacatccggagatgactcatgaactacgatctcacgacactcttttatgcaGTACATTCGCATTGAcctgcttaggcgcgctttatcagcaaggcatgccctttgacagcaccgttgctctagattcatcctacattgttgtccgaattttatcaagatcccttgtgagggcatccacatctggCATACTTgaaaaatgatcaaggtagggaa
Encoded proteins:
- the LOC138907387 gene encoding uncharacterized protein yields the protein MAALQHLNLGTVVEWNLERSPGIAVCAFKPAIDGIVHCRPVISINGTHVYEKYDIKLLIIVVVDANRSIFPLAFGIFANESQETWTLFLNHLKQHVVRQHSGICLIFYRHGDILSSIQNLRTWQDPYAYHRYCVRHLKTNFQRAYPNKDLHDLMWMDATDHQECKFRRRMDLIREEDQGAYTWLMRHELDKWTLHADGGRRWGILTTNVSESFNGY